From the genome of Geoglobus ahangari, one region includes:
- the gatD gene encoding Glu-tRNA(Gln) amidotransferase subunit GatD — translation MRGKRVRIRAKGRIFEGIALPSEDGKIVLKLDNGYNVGFYDYEIIEEEEFEVPEVKLPAVKEREGLKNVKVISTGGTIASKVDYKTGAVTSQFTAEEIVSDIPELAEICNISAELLYNILSENMRPEYWITLARRVYEAIKEGYEGVVVTHGTDTMHYSASALAFMLRTPVPVVFVGAQRSSDRPSSDAAINMICSAHTALSDLGEVAVVMHATTSDDYCHIHRGVKVRKNHTSRRDAFESVNYPPLGRVWSDGRIEWIAERFRRGERELQLFDSLEEKVALIKYFPGLTPEILEFFHDRGYRGFVIEGTGLGHVSTDWVDTVKRVAEDSLIVMTSQCLWGRVCDRVYDTGRYLLKAGVIEGEDMLPETALIKVMWLLGNFELEEARELVKKNLVGEINYRSGYEEEFE, via the coding sequence ATGCGGGGAAAGAGGGTTAGGATCAGGGCGAAGGGAAGGATTTTCGAGGGAATAGCCCTCCCATCTGAGGACGGAAAGATTGTGCTGAAGCTGGACAACGGCTACAATGTTGGGTTTTACGATTACGAAATTATTGAGGAAGAGGAGTTCGAGGTGCCAGAGGTCAAGCTCCCGGCAGTGAAGGAGAGGGAGGGGTTGAAGAACGTCAAGGTAATCTCGACCGGCGGAACGATCGCGAGCAAGGTTGACTACAAGACTGGCGCGGTAACGAGCCAGTTCACGGCGGAGGAGATCGTCTCGGACATCCCTGAGCTGGCGGAGATCTGCAACATCTCGGCCGAGCTTCTCTACAACATTTTGAGCGAGAACATGAGGCCGGAGTACTGGATCACACTTGCGAGGAGAGTTTACGAGGCCATAAAGGAGGGCTACGAGGGTGTGGTCGTCACCCACGGCACGGACACCATGCACTACTCAGCCTCAGCGCTTGCCTTCATGCTCAGAACTCCCGTCCCGGTGGTTTTCGTTGGTGCCCAAAGGAGCAGCGACAGGCCGAGCAGCGACGCGGCGATCAACATGATCTGCTCCGCCCACACAGCGCTGAGCGACCTTGGGGAGGTGGCGGTGGTCATGCACGCCACAACCAGCGACGACTACTGCCACATTCACAGGGGCGTTAAGGTCAGGAAGAACCACACCTCGAGGAGAGATGCGTTCGAGAGCGTTAACTACCCTCCGCTCGGCAGGGTGTGGAGCGACGGGAGGATTGAGTGGATTGCAGAGAGATTCAGGAGGGGTGAGAGGGAGCTCCAGCTCTTCGACAGTCTCGAGGAGAAGGTCGCCCTGATAAAGTACTTCCCCGGCTTAACCCCTGAGATTCTGGAGTTCTTCCATGACAGGGGCTACAGGGGCTTCGTCATTGAGGGCACAGGACTCGGGCACGTCTCAACCGACTGGGTGGATACAGTTAAGCGAGTAGCGGAGGACAGCCTCATCGTCATGACCTCTCAGTGCCTGTGGGGCAGGGTGTGCGACAGGGTTTACGACACGGGCAGGTACCTGCTGAAGGCTGGTGTGATAGAGGGAGAGGACATGCTGCCTGAGACCGCGCTTATAAAGGTGATGTGGCTCCTCGGCAACTTCGAGCTGGAAGAGGCGAGAGAACTCGTTAAGAAGAATCTGGTTGGGGAGATAAACTACAGGAGCGGCTACGAGGAGGAGTTTGAGTAA
- the argH gene encoding argininosuccinate lyase, with translation MTVRSRLEGRMDENALKLTTSMDFDENIFQYDILVDYAHVIMLEKSGIIDRNSAARILRALREIERSGFESLSKEYEDVHEAIEAKVIELAGDDGKKMHTARSRNDEVATCLRMFARDRILELLSTLLELRSVLLKKAKENANAVMPGFTHLQYAQPTKLSHHLLAYHDMIERDFQRLLDAFRRVNLSPLGSSAFAGTSFPIDRRLVAEYLGFDGVVENAMDGVSSRDFLIESVFACTSLMLSFSRICEEIVLWASEFEFVVLPDEFASSSSIMPQKKNPDTAEIIRAKAGRMVGDLAGVMAIYKAMPFAYNRDFQEMNRVMFQVMNETLLAARVMAGLMDGIEFRTDVMEGKAGKGFSVATEIANLLVQKGVPFRTSHRIVGELAKRGIYRPDAKTLTTIAREFGVKVEVTQEEIEAASIPELVVEQRGSEGGTSERNILVMIEKRVERIKEDEVRIASIRARISDSLKRLFEEVDAYAGKEG, from the coding sequence ATGACCGTCAGGAGCAGGCTCGAGGGCAGGATGGATGAGAACGCCCTTAAGCTCACGACCTCAATGGATTTTGACGAGAACATCTTTCAGTACGACATTCTGGTGGATTACGCTCACGTGATCATGCTCGAGAAGTCCGGAATAATAGACAGGAATTCTGCGGCGAGAATACTCAGAGCGCTTAGGGAGATTGAGAGGAGCGGATTTGAAAGCCTTTCTAAGGAGTATGAGGATGTGCACGAAGCCATTGAGGCCAAGGTCATAGAGCTGGCTGGAGATGACGGCAAGAAGATGCACACCGCGAGGAGCAGGAATGACGAGGTTGCCACCTGCCTGAGAATGTTCGCGAGGGACAGGATCCTCGAGCTCCTCTCAACTCTCCTCGAGCTGAGGTCGGTGCTTCTTAAAAAGGCGAAGGAGAACGCCAACGCCGTAATGCCCGGCTTCACCCACCTCCAGTACGCCCAGCCCACCAAGCTCTCCCATCACCTGCTCGCATACCACGACATGATCGAGAGGGACTTCCAGAGACTTCTCGACGCGTTCAGGAGGGTGAACCTCTCACCTCTCGGCTCCTCTGCTTTTGCTGGAACCTCCTTCCCAATAGACCGGCGGCTCGTTGCCGAATACCTTGGCTTTGACGGCGTGGTTGAGAATGCAATGGATGGGGTCTCGAGCAGGGACTTTCTGATTGAGTCGGTCTTTGCCTGCACCTCTTTGATGCTCTCGTTCAGCAGAATCTGCGAGGAGATCGTGCTGTGGGCGTCTGAGTTCGAGTTCGTCGTACTTCCAGATGAATTTGCGTCCTCGTCAAGCATAATGCCCCAGAAAAAGAACCCCGACACGGCGGAGATCATAAGGGCCAAGGCTGGCCGAATGGTGGGGGATCTGGCCGGAGTGATGGCGATATACAAGGCGATGCCGTTCGCCTACAACAGGGACTTTCAGGAGATGAACAGGGTTATGTTTCAGGTGATGAACGAGACGCTTCTTGCGGCGAGGGTCATGGCAGGGCTGATGGACGGAATTGAGTTCAGGACTGACGTTATGGAGGGCAAGGCGGGGAAGGGGTTCTCGGTCGCAACGGAGATAGCGAACCTCCTCGTTCAGAAGGGCGTCCCCTTCAGAACCTCCCACAGAATAGTGGGCGAGCTTGCCAAGAGGGGGATCTACAGGCCAGATGCGAAAACTCTCACGACCATAGCGAGGGAGTTTGGTGTGAAGGTTGAGGTGACGCAGGAGGAGATAGAGGCGGCGTCGATTCCCGAGCTGGTGGTGGAGCAGAGGGGAAGCGAGGGAGGGACATCGGAGAGAAACATTCTTGTGATGATCGAGAAGAGGGTGGAGAGGATCAAAGAGGATGAGGTCAGGATAGCCTCAATCAGGGCGAGAATTTCCGACTCGCTCAAGAGACTCTTCGAAGAGGTTGATGCTTATGCGGGGAAAGAGGGTTAG
- a CDS encoding DUF504 domain-containing protein, whose protein sequence is MRYSIKNILDRLKWHPDYDFEKVVVRYVDRPKGISEISGSDITDVGHKFIYTHTSAIPHHRVVEILYSGEVVWRKG, encoded by the coding sequence ATGAGATATAGCATAAAGAACATTCTGGACAGGCTGAAGTGGCATCCAGACTACGATTTTGAGAAAGTGGTTGTCAGGTACGTGGACAGGCCTAAAGGCATCTCCGAGATCTCGGGCAGCGACATCACCGACGTGGGCCACAAGTTCATCTACACCCACACCTCTGCCATCCCCCACCACAGGGTTGTTGAGATCCTGTATTCTGGTGAGGTTGTCTGGAGGAAGGGATAA
- a CDS encoding ArsR family transcriptional regulator, with the protein MVRRAKLVNDAVDLVPVLQLFSTETYRRVYETLLNEWKTLSELRELYGEGVEEALRILKNAGMLEVKWRMPSEPTGKPEKEYHVSYTHLSINVYISLKDLNTILNAIFMAEDEESEVVGRITEQISRGRISVQHISRETGMDSLFIRAIAKKSLRLNLKGQLVEMAKEDEI; encoded by the coding sequence ATGGTCAGAAGAGCCAAGCTCGTTAACGATGCCGTGGATCTCGTCCCGGTTCTTCAGCTATTCTCCACCGAAACGTACAGGAGGGTGTACGAGACCCTGCTGAACGAGTGGAAAACTCTGAGCGAGCTAAGGGAGCTTTACGGTGAGGGTGTTGAGGAGGCGCTGCGAATTCTAAAGAATGCCGGTATGCTTGAAGTGAAGTGGAGGATGCCCTCTGAACCAACCGGAAAGCCGGAGAAGGAGTACCACGTGAGCTACACCCACCTGAGCATAAACGTTTACATCTCCCTGAAGGATCTCAACACAATCCTCAACGCAATCTTCATGGCCGAGGATGAGGAGAGCGAGGTCGTCGGCAGAATCACCGAGCAAATAAGCAGGGGAAGGATCTCGGTGCAACACATAAGCAGGGAGACCGGAATGGACAGCCTGTTCATTAGGGCGATAGCCAAGAAGTCCCTCAGGCTCAACCTCAAGGGACAGCTCGTCGAGATGGCAAAGGAGGATGAGATATAG
- a CDS encoding DUF5350 domain-containing protein — protein MGKTGTTQWIKIKNRKGGQRLVPSKYQTYKKPGPNQKYTSDGKRRRRIKRSPKSILGAKT, from the coding sequence ATGGGTAAAACAGGCACGACTCAGTGGATCAAGATCAAGAACAGGAAGGGTGGGCAGAGGCTCGTTCCGTCCAAGTACCAGACGTACAAGAAGCCCGGGCCCAACCAGAAGTACACGTCCGACGGGAAGAGGAGGAGAAGGATCAAGAGGAGCCCGAAGAGCATACTCGGTGCAAAGACCTGA
- the hemA gene encoding glutamyl-tRNA reductase — protein sequence MEIANLVISHKKASIDEIQKAWHGDYRQLLDRVMSYPNIRECAILLTCNRVEVYVYGTKTLETLKEFAGKMGVPERIIEIHKDRDTLEHLLRVASGLESMMVGEDQILGQVKEFYNLGKEYGSIGEVLDLVFSKAIQVGKKVRNRTRINKGAVSIGSAAVELAERTLGTLRGKRAMIIGAGEMGRLVAKAIAHKNLEKIYVANRTPERGRRLAEEIGNAEVVPFDRIERYMVECDVVISATSAPHHVITRGAVERVMALRKEPLLIIDIALPRDVEPEVGEVEGVTLYTIDDLREISTENLRKRLREAKKAEEIIKEELDDLMDRLKELKARNAICMMYVHADYIKNEEIIEFYNKLSAKYGVDEDVLPMIESFANSLIKKFLRKPTVRIRKAARNGNSEVIEAVEYLFGGGSNGVSRSENEEVEERQAEAPVKGEQAQH from the coding sequence ATGGAAATTGCCAACCTCGTCATCTCCCACAAGAAGGCATCCATAGATGAGATTCAAAAGGCCTGGCACGGCGATTATCGCCAGCTCCTCGACAGGGTGATGAGCTACCCGAACATAAGGGAGTGCGCGATCCTTCTCACCTGTAACCGTGTTGAGGTTTATGTTTACGGCACGAAGACCCTCGAGACCCTCAAGGAGTTTGCCGGGAAGATGGGGGTGCCGGAGAGGATAATAGAGATCCACAAGGACAGGGACACCCTCGAGCACCTGCTGAGGGTTGCGAGCGGGCTCGAGTCGATGATGGTCGGAGAGGATCAGATACTCGGTCAGGTGAAGGAGTTCTACAACCTCGGAAAGGAGTACGGAAGCATAGGGGAGGTTCTCGACCTCGTTTTCTCCAAGGCGATTCAGGTCGGAAAGAAGGTCAGGAACAGGACGAGGATAAACAAGGGAGCGGTCAGCATAGGAAGTGCGGCAGTGGAGCTTGCGGAGAGGACGCTGGGGACACTCAGAGGGAAGAGGGCGATGATAATCGGAGCCGGAGAGATGGGAAGACTCGTGGCAAAGGCGATAGCCCACAAGAACCTTGAGAAAATATACGTGGCGAACAGAACTCCAGAGAGAGGGAGGAGGCTCGCTGAGGAGATTGGAAACGCGGAGGTCGTGCCGTTCGACAGGATAGAGAGGTACATGGTGGAGTGCGATGTCGTCATTTCGGCAACATCCGCTCCGCACCACGTGATCACGAGGGGCGCTGTTGAGAGGGTGATGGCCCTCAGGAAGGAGCCTTTGCTCATAATAGACATAGCCCTCCCGAGGGATGTGGAGCCGGAGGTCGGAGAGGTCGAGGGAGTCACGCTCTACACCATAGACGACCTGAGGGAGATCAGCACCGAGAACCTGAGAAAGAGGCTCAGGGAGGCGAAGAAGGCTGAAGAAATTATAAAGGAGGAGCTGGATGACCTCATGGACAGGCTCAAGGAGCTCAAGGCGAGGAACGCGATATGCATGATGTACGTGCACGCGGACTACATAAAGAACGAGGAGATAATCGAGTTCTACAACAAGCTCAGCGCCAAATACGGCGTGGACGAGGACGTGCTGCCGATGATAGAGAGCTTCGCCAACTCGCTTATAAAGAAGTTCCTAAGGAAGCCAACCGTCAGGATAAGAAAAGCTGCAAGGAACGGAAATTCCGAGGTTATCGAGGCCGTGGAGTATCTGTTTGGAGGTGGGTCTAATGGAGTTTCCCGCTCTGAGAATGAGGAGGTTGAGGAGAGACAGGCTGAGGCCCCTGTTAAGGGAGAGCAGGCTCAGCACTGA
- the hemB gene encoding porphobilinogen synthase: MEFPALRMRRLRRDRLRPLLRESRLSTDDLIMPVFVDENISSPKEIPSMPGYFRFPIHDVADEVGKAMELGIRAFIFFGIPSHKDDVGSSAFDDDGVIQKTLRNVRKEHEDAVLITDVCLCEYTTHGHCGIVKGKEVLNDPTLPILGKIAVSHAKSGADIVAPSGMMDGMVKAIRSALDENGFESVAIMSYSAKYASSFYGPFREAAESEYAFGDRKSYQMDIHNGSEALREVKLDLKEGADIVMVKPALSYLDIIRRVKEAFNVPVAAYNVSGEYSMVKAAGRMGWLDEKEIAYEILTSIKRAGADLIITYHAKEIAEVL, encoded by the coding sequence ATGGAGTTTCCCGCTCTGAGAATGAGGAGGTTGAGGAGAGACAGGCTGAGGCCCCTGTTAAGGGAGAGCAGGCTCAGCACTGACGACCTGATAATGCCCGTTTTTGTTGACGAGAACATCTCATCCCCAAAGGAAATACCCTCCATGCCCGGCTACTTCCGCTTCCCCATCCACGACGTGGCGGATGAAGTGGGGAAGGCCATGGAGCTCGGCATAAGGGCGTTCATCTTCTTCGGCATCCCCTCCCACAAGGACGATGTCGGCTCCTCAGCTTTTGACGATGATGGTGTCATTCAGAAGACCCTGAGGAATGTCAGGAAGGAGCATGAAGATGCGGTCCTCATCACGGACGTCTGCCTGTGCGAGTACACAACCCACGGCCACTGCGGAATTGTGAAGGGCAAGGAGGTGCTGAACGATCCCACGCTCCCGATACTTGGGAAGATAGCTGTCAGCCACGCAAAAAGCGGTGCTGACATCGTCGCTCCATCCGGAATGATGGACGGGATGGTGAAGGCAATAAGGAGTGCCCTCGACGAGAACGGGTTTGAGAGCGTTGCGATCATGAGCTACTCAGCCAAGTACGCCTCATCATTCTACGGCCCGTTCAGAGAGGCTGCGGAGAGCGAATACGCGTTCGGAGACAGGAAGAGCTACCAGATGGACATCCACAACGGCAGCGAGGCTCTGAGGGAGGTGAAACTCGACCTGAAAGAGGGCGCAGACATAGTAATGGTCAAGCCCGCGCTGAGCTATCTGGACATCATAAGGAGAGTCAAGGAGGCATTTAACGTGCCGGTGGCTGCTTACAACGTCAGCGGGGAGTACAGCATGGTCAAGGCCGCTGGCAGAATGGGCTGGCTCGATGAGAAGGAGATCGCGTACGAGATCCTCACATCCATAAAGAGGGCCGGAGCTGATTTGATAATAACCTATCACGCAAAGGAGATTGCGGAGGTTTTGTGA
- the hemL gene encoding glutamate-1-semialdehyde 2,1-aminomutase gives MWERSKELYDVAKTLMPGGVSSPVRAVKPFPFYTRKARGSRIYDVDGNEYIDYCMAYGPLILGHADERVKEAVKSALENGWVYGTPIELEIEYAKLITSIYPSIDMVRFTNTGSEATMSALRLAKGFTGRDKFVKIEGSFHGAHDSVLVKAGSGATTHGTPNSAGVPEDFVKNTLQSPYNDVEALAEIVEKNRDELAALILEPVMGNSTLIIPEDGYLREVRKITEENDVLLIFDEVITGFRLSLGGAQEYYGVKPDITTLGKIAGGGFPIGIVGGRREIMEHFSPSGAVYQAGTFSGNPVSLTAGYTTAKILSEERPYDELRRKTEELVKAVRDGIEDGKVEGVEVDSIESMFCVYFGERPRDYASALRLDKERFMKFYWKLLENGVFFPPSQYESCFMSTAHSMEDVERTAEVILKCLAEL, from the coding sequence ATGTGGGAGAGGTCGAAGGAGCTTTACGATGTGGCAAAAACACTGATGCCGGGTGGGGTTTCGAGCCCGGTGAGAGCTGTAAAGCCGTTTCCGTTTTACACGAGAAAGGCGAGGGGCTCGAGGATATACGACGTGGACGGGAACGAGTACATAGACTACTGCATGGCCTACGGGCCGCTGATTCTCGGGCATGCGGACGAGAGGGTGAAGGAGGCCGTTAAAAGCGCCCTCGAGAACGGGTGGGTTTACGGAACGCCGATAGAGCTTGAGATTGAATACGCGAAGCTGATCACCTCAATATATCCCTCAATCGACATGGTTAGGTTCACCAACACGGGCAGCGAGGCAACGATGTCCGCCCTGAGACTCGCGAAGGGCTTTACCGGCAGGGACAAGTTCGTCAAGATCGAGGGGAGCTTCCACGGAGCCCACGACTCCGTTCTTGTGAAGGCGGGAAGTGGTGCCACGACCCACGGCACCCCCAATTCTGCCGGAGTCCCTGAGGACTTCGTGAAGAACACGCTGCAGTCCCCGTACAATGACGTCGAGGCTCTCGCAGAAATTGTGGAGAAGAACAGGGACGAGCTTGCGGCCCTGATACTCGAGCCCGTCATGGGGAACTCGACGCTCATAATTCCGGAGGATGGGTACCTCAGAGAGGTGAGGAAGATAACAGAGGAGAACGACGTGCTCCTCATCTTCGACGAGGTGATCACGGGCTTCAGACTCTCCCTCGGAGGTGCTCAGGAGTACTACGGAGTCAAGCCTGACATAACGACCCTCGGAAAGATTGCTGGAGGTGGGTTCCCCATAGGCATTGTTGGAGGAAGGAGAGAGATAATGGAGCACTTCTCGCCATCTGGAGCGGTCTATCAGGCCGGAACCTTCAGCGGGAACCCGGTGAGCCTCACGGCTGGCTACACAACCGCCAAAATTCTCTCGGAAGAGAGGCCGTATGACGAGCTGAGGAGGAAGACCGAGGAGCTCGTGAAGGCTGTAAGAGATGGTATTGAGGATGGAAAGGTCGAGGGAGTTGAGGTGGACAGCATTGAGTCGATGTTCTGTGTCTACTTCGGCGAGAGGCCGAGGGACTACGCCTCAGCGCTGAGGCTCGATAAGGAGAGGTTCATGAAGTTCTACTGGAAGCTCCTCGAAAACGGCGTGTTCTTCCCGCCCTCCCAGTACGAGAGCTGCTTCATGAGCACAGCCCACAGCATGGAGGATGTGGAGAGGACAGCAGAAGTGATCCTGAAATGTCTCGCAGAGTTGTGA
- the hemC gene encoding hydroxymethylbilane synthase gives MSRRVVIGTRGSKLALAQAHKVREELEREGYETEIRIIRTSGDIKKDRPLHEFKGIGAFVREIDLALKRGEVDVAVHSLKDVPTQRVEGTVIAAVLERESPCDAFVTRDGRSFEELEGGSVVGTSSLRRRAMVLKLRKDLKIENLRGNVDTRLRKLSEGIYDGIFLAEAGLIRLGIHEELKYQRLSPYTFVPSANQGIIAVATREGEEELASFMNHDETYREAMLERFVISYLGVGCAVPAGVYAESAGNKIRLVCEVLGEGGEVKARVDERVSRDWSEEEVEEILRGLSGLV, from the coding sequence ATGTCTCGCAGAGTTGTGATAGGGACGAGGGGTAGCAAGCTCGCCCTCGCGCAGGCGCACAAGGTTAGAGAGGAGCTGGAAAGAGAGGGCTACGAGACCGAGATCAGGATAATCAGGACGTCCGGCGACATAAAGAAGGACAGGCCCCTCCACGAGTTCAAGGGAATCGGGGCGTTCGTGAGGGAGATAGACCTCGCGCTGAAGAGGGGAGAGGTGGACGTTGCCGTCCACAGCCTCAAGGACGTTCCCACCCAGAGGGTTGAAGGAACAGTGATAGCCGCAGTGCTTGAGAGGGAGTCACCATGCGATGCTTTCGTGACGAGAGACGGGAGGAGCTTCGAGGAGCTTGAGGGCGGTTCGGTTGTTGGCACATCATCCCTCAGAAGGAGAGCAATGGTTCTGAAGCTCAGGAAGGATTTGAAGATCGAGAATCTCAGGGGAAACGTGGACACGAGGCTGAGGAAGCTAAGCGAGGGGATTTACGACGGGATATTTCTGGCCGAAGCCGGGCTGATAAGGCTCGGAATCCACGAGGAGCTGAAGTACCAGAGGCTCAGCCCTTACACCTTTGTCCCCTCAGCCAATCAGGGAATCATAGCCGTTGCGACGAGGGAGGGCGAGGAGGAGCTTGCCTCATTCATGAACCACGACGAAACTTACAGGGAGGCAATGCTCGAGAGGTTTGTTATAAGCTATCTGGGCGTTGGATGTGCAGTGCCTGCAGGGGTTTACGCAGAGAGCGCGGGAAACAAAATCAGGCTGGTCTGCGAGGTTCTTGGAGAGGGTGGGGAGGTCAAGGCGAGGGTGGATGAGAGGGTGAGCAGGGACTGGAGCGAGGAAGAGGTCGAGGAGATTCTGAGGGGGCTGAGTGGTTTAGTATGA